In Felis catus isolate Fca126 chromosome E1, F.catus_Fca126_mat1.0, whole genome shotgun sequence, the following proteins share a genomic window:
- the LOC123378913 gene encoding keratin, type I cuticular Ha8-like, with protein MTSTHCDSLLSGQVSEPTAASLCLSATLAHANRVRVGATPLGRPSLCVPYSCQTACPLPGTRDIPGNVGVCENYGEGAPIGHEKVTMQFLNDRLANYLEKVRQLERENAELETKIRESSKCHESSVCPDYQSYFQTIEELQQKILCIKSENNRLVVQIDNAKLAADDFRTKYQTEHSLRQLGEADVCGLRRALDDLTLAKCDLEAQLESLKEELLCLKKNHEQEVHILRGQLGDKLQIKLDAEPTVDLSRVLDEMRCHYEAMMQTGRNDVEQWFRDQCESISKQDMSCSEELQCCQSEILELRRTVNALEVELQAQHTLKDCLQNSLCESDARFGTELAQMQILIRDVEEQLSEIRADLERQNQEYQVLLDVKARLEGEINTYRRLLESEDRKLPCNPCATPASRTPCPAPVASGPCSPRLSGPPPPRASCASRSSSRC; from the exons ATGACTTCTACTCATTGTGATTCTCTCCTCAGTGGACAGGTTTCAGAGCCCACGGCTGCCTCCCTGTGCCTGTCCGCCACCCTGGCACATGCCAACCGGGTGCGTGTGGGGGCAACGCCTCTGGGCCGACCCAGCCTCTGTGTGCCCTACAGCTGTCAAACCGCTTGCCCCTTGCCAGGGACCCGCGACATTCCCGGCAACGTCGGAGTGTGTGAGAACTATGGGGAAGGCGCCCCGATTGGCCACGAGAAGGTGACCATGCAGTTCCTGAACGACCGCCTGGCCAACTACCTGGAGAAGGTACGCCAGCTGGAGCGGGAGAACGCGGAGCTGGAGACCAAGATCCGAGAGTCGAGCAAATGCCACGAGTCCAGCGTGTGTCCAGACTACCAGTCGTACTTCCAGACCATCGAGGAGCTCCAGCAGAAG ATCCTGTGCATCAAATCTGAGAACAACAGGCTGGTTGTGCAAATAGACAACGCCAAGCTGGCTGCAGATGACTTCAGGACCAA GTACCAGACGGAGCACTCCCTCCGCCAGCTGGGGGAGGCCGACGTCTGCGGCCTGCGCAGGGCCCTGGACGACCTCACACTCGCCAAGTGTGACCTGGAGGCGCAGCTGGAGTCCCTGAAGGAGGAGCTGCTCTGCCTGAAGAAGAACCACGAACAG GAAGTCCACATCCTGAGGGGCCAGCTGGGGGACAAGCTCCAGATTAAGCTGGACGCGGAGCCCACCGTGGACCTGAGCAGGGTGCTGGACGAGATGCGGTGCCACTACGAGGCCATGATGCAGACCGGCCGCAACGACGTGGAGCAGTGGTTCCGAGATCAG TGCGAGAGCATCAGCAAGCAGGACATGTCCTGCTCCGAGGAGCTGCAGTGCTGCCAGTCGGAGATCCTGGAGCTGAGGCGCACGGTGAACGCCCTGGAGGTGGAGCTTCAGGCCCAGCACACGCTG AAGGACTGTCTGCAGAACTCCCTGTGTGAGTCGGATGCACGCTTCGGCACCGAGCTGGCCCAGATGCAGATCCTGATCCGCGACGTGGAGGAGCAGCTGTCTGAGATCCGGGCTGACCTGGAGCGGCAGAACCAGGAGTACCAGGTGCTGCTGGACGTCAAGGCCCGGCTGGAGGGCGAGATCAACACGTACCGGAGACTTCTGGAGAGCGAGGATCGCAA GCTGCCTTGCAACCCTTGTGCAACCCCGGCCTCCAGGACGCCCTGCCCGGCCCCTGTGGCCTCTGGGCCCTGCTCTCCCCGCCTTTCcgggcctcctcctcctcgggcCTCCTGTGCCTCCCGCTCATCGTCTCGATGCTGA